Proteins encoded together in one Chitinophaga sp. LS1 window:
- a CDS encoding DUF5977 domain-containing protein, with amino-acid sequence MKKILFPLLLCFITTLTSNAQDNPIVPLPADQAELFKYTSTPVSLFTGVPQIAYPIYEINTGKIKVPISLSYHASGIKVGQKATWVGLGWTCMPGGNISRSIRGIEDETTERGWFNHFHNIDTIETMNDYWPMAALKEGTSFDLQPDFFNLSIPGKSCRFLYSRRDKKFVTAPYQAVNIVHTSNNNYQVTDDDGTRYLFEQKLYSFNDNQGTKQHIVGWNLTSIISNDAKDTVTFTYATGTAAERSPDEVHSYTRSYHMNTSDADESNWMVDDAVKSYSYSYSYTPKISEITFRQGKVKFYANTVRIDYGNNALDSIIVYSKDNGTYQRVKKVTLAYDYFFTGNSYPSFGDYRLKLLSFTKEDMAGQQPERYSFEYDNTKLPNITSDGADWWGFYNGNANQATLLPAALPEVETLQPYGNLGFADRNPSATAILAGTLNKVIYPTGGYTKYNFGISQYYDVTTYSSTTKLVDITFAGKSTTQQIVRDTSITFQVRPPNNTDKNYAIDINVALSKHSPNSKTYAQIVNLYDVTTSTTQPVLNWQTETDTSAQSYAASYICDTSHTYKLYLYINDYSTTTITATLSMSVLNQRGTSSMGGGIRIESIESYNIDNTLQKKDVYKYGASENEGGYLITAADEIKNKNYTGVITQRNRFRGTGECIAIAGYRYNFMGQSYYPTVNFQGANVVYNYITKYEYNNKTPNGKTMYQYLLPTDYTVVGNPGTFAGKERIDNSLAEDLLANEKIFKFNAADSTFDLIKWTYNSYGISNLSVDTGILMYDKIYYIDLCGGESGIYSFGFNYIPLKSGGRNLASTTVREYDNNGTLFENVVNYTYNSKNYPKSVTRVNSKSDTIVSKMYYPGEHASTDGNASILNSMVYRNMIRQPYWQGNYTNGTLLSYKHTLFGNSWGTNDSLIAPKMDSSWQLGNDNSLPATTIAYQSYGPYGNIRQIRDDKGITAAYTWTADGTYPVSQTAGAALNQVLYDGFEDISSWTGVTRDATVSHTGKYAGLISGASTYINPNWLYVSLSNTTTFRFSGWVYSNGPSATINLLSKTSATSTGSTNIANISTSETGKWVYIEKEYSVPSGTPYITISLTNNGSGKVWFDDIKLRPSASQMSTYTFDPLKGMTSKSDEGNHTLYYEFDGLNRLKLIRNKDRNILKMYCYNYAGEIDQCDGAVYYNDYQSQNFTKTCSSGSISVVNYAVEAGRYASRVSVADANSKALADITANGQSYANKMGDCSYYLSEQLVDTFYSSKCTNGGISNPIEYRLAGGTDTSYISQDDANAKAQAKFQSLGQAYADLKGNCVYYNTAQTGSFQKTNCTDSKAEGSWITATIPANTYYTLVSLDSANAVAKAALQDSGTAQANRLGICYYFSDEQKVTKTKACDSGYVGTDVTYVVAARHDSTTISKDTANAIALRYANANAQSYANTNGTCQTCNLLFSKKSGSGSLNPFSITVTNTTTGAVVYQKTFSPLTDEDLKACAIIPTGATYTVTMASTTQVYITVNGTTKTITTNGSQTWTAVSPTINVVLSTVAPTVYSSGASSGSYTKTNCTGDSTGVAYIYTLAAGLYTSTISQADANAQAQAYADQQGPIAANQYGYCIPSGKNFGVVAKRGATVPGTLSIVATNNSTSATAVNTTAKTEWPYYTTVATGVTYTITMQMITGTGSCTASINGVEKTFTASTTATFTGVTPTIFILVWKN; translated from the coding sequence ATGAAAAAGATTTTATTTCCCCTATTGCTATGCTTCATCACAACACTTACCAGCAATGCACAAGACAACCCTATCGTCCCGCTACCGGCCGATCAGGCAGAATTATTCAAGTACACCAGTACACCCGTAAGTCTGTTCACCGGTGTACCACAGATTGCCTACCCGATTTATGAAATCAACACCGGAAAGATTAAGGTGCCTATTTCTCTTAGCTATCACGCCTCCGGCATAAAAGTCGGACAAAAAGCTACCTGGGTAGGACTTGGTTGGACCTGTATGCCTGGTGGAAACATTTCAAGAAGTATCCGTGGTATTGAAGATGAAACAACCGAAAGAGGGTGGTTCAACCATTTTCATAACATTGACACAATTGAGACAATGAATGACTACTGGCCTATGGCTGCCTTAAAAGAGGGTACGTCCTTTGATCTACAACCTGATTTCTTTAATTTAAGCATCCCAGGCAAATCCTGCCGGTTCCTTTACTCCAGAAGAGATAAGAAATTTGTAACAGCTCCTTACCAGGCGGTCAACATAGTACATACCAGTAATAATAACTACCAGGTGACTGATGATGATGGCACACGTTATCTCTTTGAACAGAAGCTATATTCATTCAATGATAATCAGGGAACAAAACAACATATTGTAGGCTGGAACCTGACAAGTATCATTTCCAACGATGCAAAAGATACCGTCACCTTTACATATGCAACTGGCACGGCGGCCGAAAGATCCCCTGATGAAGTACATTCTTATACCAGATCATATCATATGAATACTTCAGATGCGGATGAAAGCAATTGGATGGTGGATGATGCAGTAAAATCCTATTCTTATTCCTATAGTTATACGCCAAAAATATCTGAAATCACTTTCCGCCAGGGAAAAGTGAAATTCTATGCCAATACAGTCCGAATTGATTATGGTAACAATGCACTGGACAGCATTATAGTCTATAGTAAGGACAATGGTACTTACCAGCGCGTAAAAAAAGTAACGCTGGCATATGACTACTTCTTTACTGGTAATAGCTATCCTTCATTTGGAGATTATAGATTAAAACTACTCTCCTTTACAAAAGAAGACATGGCAGGGCAACAACCCGAACGTTATAGCTTTGAATATGATAATACAAAACTGCCTAATATTACTTCAGATGGAGCCGACTGGTGGGGTTTCTATAATGGTAATGCTAATCAAGCTACCCTGCTGCCTGCTGCACTACCAGAAGTAGAAACGTTACAACCGTATGGTAATCTGGGGTTTGCAGACCGAAACCCTTCGGCAACAGCTATCCTGGCCGGAACGCTTAACAAAGTAATTTACCCTACCGGAGGTTACACAAAATATAACTTTGGTATCTCACAATATTATGATGTAACCACCTATTCCTCTACAACTAAACTGGTGGATATTACCTTTGCAGGTAAGAGCACCACACAACAAATAGTGCGCGACACTAGTATCACCTTCCAGGTAAGACCTCCTAACAATACTGATAAGAATTATGCAATAGACATAAATGTTGCACTTTCTAAACATTCACCTAATTCAAAAACTTACGCCCAGATCGTCAACTTATATGATGTCACTACCAGTACGACTCAGCCGGTACTTAACTGGCAAACCGAAACTGATACAAGTGCACAATCTTATGCTGCTTCCTACATCTGCGATACCAGTCATACTTACAAGTTGTACTTATACATTAATGACTATAGTACAACCACAATAACGGCCACTTTAAGCATGTCCGTACTTAATCAACGCGGAACAAGTTCCATGGGAGGAGGTATCAGGATTGAATCTATTGAATCCTACAACATTGACAATACGCTACAGAAAAAAGATGTATATAAATATGGTGCGTCAGAAAACGAAGGCGGCTATTTAATTACTGCTGCTGATGAGATCAAGAACAAAAACTATACAGGCGTTATTACACAAAGAAACAGATTCAGAGGAACAGGAGAATGTATCGCAATAGCGGGGTACAGGTACAATTTTATGGGTCAGTCATATTACCCTACTGTCAATTTTCAGGGAGCAAATGTTGTTTACAACTATATAACTAAATATGAATACAATAATAAAACTCCCAATGGTAAAACAATGTACCAATACTTATTACCAACGGATTATACAGTTGTTGGAAACCCGGGTACTTTCGCCGGAAAAGAAAGAATAGACAACTCCTTAGCAGAAGATCTCCTCGCGAATGAAAAAATATTTAAGTTCAATGCCGCTGATAGCACCTTTGACCTTATCAAATGGACCTATAATTCTTATGGTATATCTAATCTCTCAGTGGATACAGGTATCCTGATGTATGACAAAATATATTACATAGATCTGTGTGGAGGCGAATCTGGGATATATAGCTTTGGATTTAACTATATTCCTTTAAAGAGCGGAGGTCGTAACCTGGCTTCTACTACCGTTCGCGAGTATGATAACAATGGAACTCTATTTGAAAACGTAGTTAATTACACGTATAATAGTAAGAACTACCCCAAATCTGTTACCAGAGTCAATAGTAAGTCTGATACGATTGTCTCTAAGATGTATTATCCTGGGGAACATGCATCCACAGATGGCAATGCATCCATTCTCAATAGCATGGTATACAGAAACATGATCCGCCAACCTTACTGGCAGGGAAACTACACTAATGGCACATTACTGAGTTATAAACATACCCTGTTTGGAAACAGCTGGGGCACTAATGATAGTTTGATAGCGCCTAAAATGGACAGTAGCTGGCAATTAGGTAACGACAACAGTCTGCCTGCTACCACCATTGCTTACCAAAGCTATGGCCCTTATGGTAACATCCGCCAGATCAGAGATGATAAAGGTATCACGGCTGCTTACACCTGGACTGCTGATGGTACCTATCCGGTTTCCCAAACTGCCGGTGCTGCTCTCAATCAGGTATTATATGATGGCTTTGAGGATATTAGTTCCTGGACAGGCGTTACCCGCGATGCCACTGTTTCTCACACTGGTAAATATGCTGGTCTCATTAGTGGTGCAAGTACATACATCAATCCAAACTGGTTATATGTATCTCTTTCAAACACGACTACCTTCCGTTTCTCCGGATGGGTGTACAGCAATGGCCCTTCTGCTACTATAAATCTATTGTCAAAAACCAGTGCAACCAGCACCGGCTCAACCAATATAGCGAATATATCTACGTCCGAAACTGGTAAATGGGTATACATTGAAAAAGAATACTCCGTTCCTTCCGGTACCCCATACATTACTATCAGTCTGACAAATAATGGTAGCGGGAAAGTATGGTTTGATGATATCAAATTACGCCCATCAGCATCCCAGATGAGCACTTATACCTTCGATCCGCTTAAAGGTATGACCAGCAAGTCTGACGAAGGGAACCATACGCTCTATTACGAATTTGATGGTCTGAACAGACTGAAACTGATTCGCAATAAGGATAGGAATATCCTGAAAATGTACTGTTACAACTATGCAGGTGAGATTGATCAGTGTGATGGCGCAGTATATTATAATGATTACCAGAGCCAAAACTTTACAAAGACCTGTTCATCCGGAAGTATTTCTGTCGTGAATTATGCAGTAGAAGCGGGCAGATATGCCTCCCGTGTAAGTGTAGCTGATGCAAATTCGAAAGCACTGGCTGACATTACAGCGAATGGACAAAGCTATGCCAATAAAATGGGCGATTGTAGTTATTACCTGAGTGAGCAACTGGTAGATACCTTCTACTCTTCTAAATGTACCAATGGTGGAATATCCAATCCTATTGAATATAGACTGGCAGGAGGAACTGATACTTCCTATATTAGTCAGGACGATGCCAACGCAAAAGCGCAAGCAAAGTTCCAGTCATTAGGACAGGCTTATGCAGATTTAAAAGGAAATTGTGTTTACTATAATACAGCACAAACCGGTAGTTTTCAGAAAACAAATTGTACGGATTCCAAGGCAGAAGGTTCATGGATAACAGCTACTATCCCGGCTAACACCTATTATACTTTGGTCAGTCTGGATAGTGCCAATGCAGTGGCAAAGGCTGCATTGCAAGATAGTGGTACCGCCCAGGCGAATAGATTAGGGATATGTTACTATTTCAGTGATGAGCAAAAAGTGACCAAAACCAAAGCCTGTGATTCCGGATATGTGGGTACCGATGTAACTTATGTTGTAGCTGCAAGACATGACTCTACCACAATCAGCAAGGATACTGCCAATGCAATCGCCCTGCGATATGCTAATGCCAATGCGCAAAGCTATGCTAATACAAATGGCACATGTCAGACCTGCAATTTGTTGTTCAGTAAAAAATCTGGTTCTGGTAGCCTGAATCCATTTAGTATCACCGTCACAAATACTACTACCGGTGCTGTTGTATATCAAAAAACTTTTAGTCCGCTTACAGACGAAGACTTGAAAGCATGTGCCATTATACCAACAGGGGCAACTTATACTGTGACAATGGCGTCCACAACTCAGGTATATATCACCGTAAATGGTACGACCAAAACGATTACAACCAATGGTAGTCAAACATGGACAGCAGTTTCACCTACTATCAATGTAGTTTTATCCACTGTAGCACCTACAGTATATAGCAGTGGAGCCAGTTCCGGGTCTTATACCAAAACCAACTGTACGGGGGATTCTACGGGTGTAGCTTATATTTATACGTTAGCCGCAGGTTTATACACTTCCACAATCTCCCAGGCTGATGCAAATGCCCAGGCACAGGCATACGCTGATCAACAGGGACCGATTGCGGCTAACCAGTATGGTTACTGTATACCATCCGGTAAAAATTTTGGGGTCGTAGCGAAACGCGGAGCTACAGTGCCGGGCACGTTAAGCATCGTAGCTACTAACAATTCAACCAGTGCAACAGCTGTCAATACCACAGCTAAGACTGAATGGCCTTATTATACAACGGTGGCGACCGGTGTCACTTACACTATTACAATGCAAATGATAACCGGAACAGGATCTTGTACAGCCAGTATCAATGGCGTTGAAAAGACATTTACAGCAAGTACAACAGCTACTTTCACCGGCGTTACACCAACAATATTCATCCTTGTCTGGAAAAACTAA